TTCCCATCGCCGGTGTGATTCGTGTCCTGCTTCCCGACATTCTAGATTATTACAAATCATCACCGTATTACACCGGAACGCTGCTCTACGAGCTGCATGGCAATGGCAACAACACGACTGAGGCACCCGAAGTGAAGCCAGAGGAGCCTGTGGTGGCATCTAGGCCTGAGACGCCAGAAGTAGAGGCCAGCGAGGCCGACGATCCGAAGGAAGAAGACGAAAAAGAAAGCGAAAAGCCCGAATCTGACCAAGAGAAGAGCAGTTGACACTGCACGGTCATGCTGGAAGTATCCGAGTAAGATACGCAGTGAGTATTCATGGCCGCCAACGACACCAAGAAATCCCTAAGAGACCGGATTCGGAACTTACTCGTTCAAGAGTTCGATGGACTTTCACCCGACGCGGTGGCCGGCATTTTGTCCGGACTCGCCTCGGAGCTGATTCAGTTCTCCGAAGCTGGTGTCGCAACAGTTTCTGAGGCTCTCGACGAGAGCGAAGTTGAGTCGTCCGAGATCTCCTATAGCTACGGGCAAGATGGTGCGATCAACGTTATCGCGCGCGCCGAAGAGCAAATTGCCGACGTCATCAATCAGGTTCTGAACGTGGGCGCGCTCCTCGTAAGGGTCGACCCCGCTCCAAAGCTGAATTCACTCGTCCACTTACGCATATCCCTGCCTGAGGTTCACCTCGAGTGCATCTTCCAAGGACGTGTGGTGCACGTCTCGGAAAAGGGAAGTGCGATCGAGCTTGGACAGATGACCAAGGAGGACCGCGCTTCTTTCGAGGCGATTTGGCCGACCTACCAAGGCTTCTTGAACGGCGCAAAATCGGCCCCAGCAGCTGGCCCACAGGCGGGTGTCGCTCCAAATCAGACCATGCACGCGAATCGTCCGTCAGTATCGGCAAGTGACTCTGTGGCGATTCCGCTCGGTGCACCAAGAACTACGCGCCAGCTCAAGCAGATTAAGAGACGCGTAGATATTACTGACCCTGACGTGAAGGTATTAACGTCCACGCAGTTCGGACTCAAGGCGGTGTCGACCACCCGTGAGTTTTACGGCCCCGAGAACCTCTGGCTCCAACCCGGTGTCGAACCTGAGCGTGTCGAGGCCCTGGCGGAAGACCGAATTGCGGACATCTTTTTGCAACTCTCAGAACACGCGTCGACCGGCCTCATCGAAGTCAATACGCTTACTCAAGCGGGCCCGCTAAAGAGACAACTTCTCTTGGACTCCGGATTTGTCGTCGAAGTCTCTCGACAGCCCCGTGATGCCGACGAAGAGCTCGGCCTCATGCTTCTGCGAGCAGACAGAATCACCAAGCAGCAGCTGGCGATGTCTGCCGCTCACGCCGACGAGAACGAACAATCACTCGCCCGAAGCCTCGTGGATCTTCAGATCCTGGAGCCCGACCGAGTTCGTCACGCCATCGCCGGACGCCTGACCTTTTTGTTGGGAGAAGTCCTAAAGACCAAGACAGGAGACGTGCGGTTCTACGACGGTGCGAACCTTCCTTCGGGCTTTCTTCCTGCGCCACCTTTGCGAGTGCACGTACCGATTGAGCGCGTGCTCTTTCAGCGGCTCTTTGAGAACTTCAAGACGTTCCCGCTCAAAGACCGCGAGGCGATGCTCGAACCCGCCATGGACGCGTATCCGGAAATCGTTCCCGATGAGTCTGAACGCATCGAGCGCACGCTTGAAGCGAGCGAACACAAGGTATTGATCGAAAAGGTCATCACAGGCCGCCGCAGAATGCGTGAAGTATTTACGGAAAGTAACCTCGCCCATGCCGATACTTTCGCAGTTGTGCAGTCGTTGCACCGTATGGGTCTTTTGCGTTTCGATCGCTCCTTGCACCAGACGGTTGTCCGAGAACGCATGCGTGAAAACGTGACCGTCAAGTACCTGAGCGTGCACAAGGCAAGCTACTTCGAGGTCCTGAACGTTCACTGGTCTGCGTACGATGAAGTGATTGAAAAGGCTTATCAGGAACTCTCGACTCAGTTCGACCCACAGACCGTGCCTCAGTCGCTCGAACCCGAGGTTCATCAGCGAGTCGTCGAGATCCGGGAACGCGTGGAATCAGCCTATCAAGTGCTCAGCGCACGAGAGACTCGGCATTCGTATCGAAAGCGCATCATGCCAGAATACAAGTTGGCGCACGCCATTCCGCTCTTTCTCAAGCAAAGTGAACTGGCGGAGAAGAGAAGACAGTGGAACGAGGCGATGGACTCGCTCAAACGCGTGACAGAGATAGATCCCGCCCATCGTGACGCGCGCATCAAGATGGACCATGTAAAGGCAATCCTTGAAAATCGGCTTTCACCCGATGCTACTGACTCGAACTTTTAGCCTCCTCTTGGCCTTGGCTTTGGCAGCTGGGTGCTCAGAGCAGCGCGACAAAGCGCCTACCGAGGCACGTATCCAGGAAAAACCAGCCCTCACCGTGGATACGGTTGAGCTTGCGGCCAATAGGGTTCAGTCGGCGCTCTTTCTATCGCATTCCGTGACCCCACTCGAAACGGGCGTAATCCGAGGTGTCGCGCTGCCGACCTACGCCGAGTTCCCGGAACTGACTTATCTTGAGATGGTCGACCGGGCGCAATCGGTCGGAGCTACGCATATCAGTTTGATTGTGAATTGGGAGCAAGACACCATCTATCACAACGAAATCCGTCCTCGAACGGATATCTCAGATGACCGAGTACGCGAAATCATTAGGCACGCGCACGCTAAGGGCCTAAAGGTGATGCTTTTTCCCATCCTACACATCAAGCGCCGCAGCGATGGTGAATGGCGCGGAAAACTGGCCCCGACGTCGCTGAAAGACTGGCATTCCAACTACGCGCAATTCATTCGGCACTACGCACTGCTCGCCGAACAAGAGGAGGTCGAGATTTTCAGCGTTGGAAGTGAGCTTTCCTCGATGGAGGCCAAAGAATCTTTTTGGAGAGAACTCATCGAGGAAGTCCGCAAGATCACCAGGAGCCGACTCATTTACTCGTCGAATTGGGACCATTATCAGGTTCCGAAATTCTGGGAAGACCTAGATTATATCGGTGTGAGTAGCTATTTCGAGGTTGCTGAGACTCCGCGTGATTCAGTGGCCGCTATTTCGCAGGGCTGGACTACCGTGCGCGATGAATTGCTAGGTTTTTCAAAGACCGTTCAGAAGCCCCTTGTGCTCACAGAGGTCGGCTATCCAAGCGTGGATGCGGCTTCCGTTCACCCCTGGGATTACACGGCCAAGAGTGGGCCAAATCCAGTCCAACAGCTCGCGGCCTATCAGGGGCTAGTGCAAGCGTGGTCTGGCCAAGAGTTTGGAGGGCTTTTTCTTTGGCACGGGTGGGGCAGGGGAGGAGACGACGACACGAGCTACGCGTTTTGGGAAAAACCTACACAGTACCTGGTAGAGCGTTGGTTCGACGATCCCGCCATGAGTCCACAAGGTAGAGAAGCGGTGGCAGAATAATCAGGTCGCCCAAGATTGCCCCAGCAATCGTGATGCCTGTCAGAGTTCCAAACATTCGAGTAGGCACAAAATCACTCATCAGCAATACGCCTAACCCGATGAGGAGCATCACGCTCGTCAGCATGATGGCGCGACCGGCCCCCATATAGGCTCGTTTGATCGATTCACTGGCGTCCCGTCCAGCGTCTCTTTCCTCTTGGTATCGAGCCAAAAAGTGAATCGTGTCATCCACCGCAAGCCCAAGTCCAATGGAGAACGTGATGATGGTGGTCGTGTTGAGGTCAATTCCTCGTACGCCCATATATCCCAGGGTCAGAATTAGAGGAGTCGCGTTCGGAAGCACGCTAATCAGACCGAGACGAATCGACCTGAACGCCACGGTCATCATGCCAAAAATAATCACCATGGCGAGCAATAGACTCCCGAAGAGGTCTCGTATGAAGCTATCCAGTGAAATGGACGCGACATAGGCATCGCCAGTAAGCACCCACGAGACGTCGTGACCGGGGGGAAAGAGCTCGCCCAGCTTCTCTTTGAGTTCGTTCCCTAACGCCAATTGAGCCTTTGCTCCGTCGTCGGCAACCCTCAACAGAAGCCGCACGTGTGAGAAGTCCGTGGACACGAATTGACTTGCTCCACTCCTAGAATCAGGAGCTCCGGCCAAAAGGAGGTGCAGTTGCTCAATCTCGTCTCGGCTCTCAGGCATGGTCCCGCGCTGTGCTGGATCCGCAAGCAGTGCCGCACGTGCTGCCTGGTGATAGTCCACAAGACTCTGAGTTGAGAGCACCACATCAAACTGCTTGGAAAACGTCTGCAGTTCAGCGAGCTTCTTATAGTTCTCAGGATTCTTGAAGGCGCCAGGCTCGCTCGAATCAAGACTGATCTCGATAGGTAGAATTCCACCGAGCTTTTCTTCCGACATCTTGAGGGTGTTGTAGGTCGGATGCCCGGGTTCGTAGACTTCGAGCAGTATGGTGTCGATCTCCACCTGAAATGCTGCCATCGCAGCAATCGCTGTTATCACCAAGCCACTGACAAAAAATCGCCAGGGGTGCGCCACAACTTTTTCACCAAGGACGCCCATGAACTTTTCAATCAACGGCTGGTAGTCCGGTTTTTGAGTATTTAGCCGTTGCACCGGCCGCATCTTAACCAACGCGGCTGGCAGAAAGAGTAGGGTGACGAGATAGGCCAAGAGCACCGACGCCCCAGCTTGCCAGCCAAAGTTCTTCAGAATCTCCGTATCTGCGGCGAGCAGTGAGAAAAAGCCAACAGCCGTGGTGGTACTCGTGAGCAAGCAGGCAAGGCCCGTGTGGCGAATCATCGCCTTGACGGAAGACGCTCGATCCGCCCCAGCCTCGTTTTCCTCCCCATCTCTCGCGATCATATGGATGCTGTCCGAGACCCCAATGATGAAGACTAGCGACGGCAAAATATTGTTGATGATATTGATGGGCGAATCGGTAAAGACCATCATGCCGGTCACCAAAACCATAGTGATGGCCACCACGCCGAGGGGAAGTACGACCCCTGAAAACCGCCTGAACATGAAGAACAAGATGAGCAAGTACGCAAGCCCCGTTGCCGGCACGAACGTCAACTGCTGGGTCTTGAGGTTCTCGACGATCTCTTGGCGCAGATAGGGAATCCCACTGACACGCGTGCGCAGCTCCGAAGGCACACCGCTCTCGGCTAGCTTCGCCTCGATCTTAAGGATGGCTGCTCGAAGATCCTTCACGTCTTGGAGGTCATCTTGCAGCCATACCAAGACCACGGTCGTCTCTAAGTCAGGACTAATCACGCGCTTGTTGAGGAGTGGTTCATTTGCGGCGAGTTCCTTCAACGCCGCCGCTGCCGACGGTTCAACCTCTCCGCTTTCGAGCACGATAGGAACGGTGGTCAAAAGTCCCGCCTCAGCTCCAGACCTTGGAATCTCCATCGTCGGCAGAGACTGCGCGTTCTTAACCTCTTCGAACTCTCTCAAGGAAACCGTAAAGTCTCGAATCCACTCAAGAGTTTTGGGCTCGAAGAGCGAATCACCCTCCACGATAATGGTCACCAAATTGTCTTCACGCCCAAACTCAGCGGCGAATTTCTCGCGCTGCTCGAGCACGTCTTGAGTGCCAGCAAAAAGTTGTTGGGGCGTAAAATCGAAACGCAGACCTTGCAAAAACGGCGCGTTCGCAAGCACAATCAAGCCCATGCCGAGCAGAACATAGACCCGGAACCTGAGTATGAAGTCTGATAACAAGCGAAACATGCAACTCTCCGAGGGCGAATGCCTTGACGCTACTCCTCTCGCGGAGTCCTGACCATATGCGATTCATCGGAGTAGATGTCGGTGCGAAAAGAGTGGGGATCGCGGTCTCAGACGACGAAGGCCGCGTTGCTGTCCCTAGCGAAAGCCTCGACGCAAAGACGGCTATCGTAGAGATTCTCGCCATGGCCCCTGACACCATAGCAGTTGGACTTCCGCTCGATCTCAAGGGCAGGGAAGGCCCTGCTGCACGCAAAGCTCGGAAGTTTGTAGATGATTTGCTCTCGCAGGTCGAAGCCGGCCAGGTCCCGCCGCAAATCGAGTGGATCGATGAGCGTTTTTCAACCGTAGTTGCCTCAAACCTTTTGAGAGACGCTGGCCTCAACGCAAAGAGGCAAAAGGGCGTCATCGACGCCATGGCCGCATCTCAAATCCTTCAAACTTACCTCGATTCTCGAAAGTACGAATGAGCTCAAAGAACAAAAAACAAAGCCCCCGAAGACTTCTCGGTTGCGCCGCGTTCTGCTTCTCACTCGTACTTGGCGCGGCACTTCTGGTCTTTGCGGATTTCTACTTGTGGACTCAACGCCCGTTGGTCCAAGACAACGAGCAAGTTCAATTCAGCGTTCCAGAAGGCACCTCTTGGCCAGAGTTCGTTCGTCTGCTCTCAAGTGAAGGTATCGTGACGCACCCACGCTACTTCGATATCTGGGGCCGGACGCGGGGTCTCCCTCAAATGATCAAGGCCGGCAGATACACGCTTGAAGGACCGCTCTATCTCGAGGAGGCATCCGCGCTCTTCGCCAAGGGTGGTGAGGCTGAAGACCTCGTCGTGACGATCTTGGAAGGTTGGACGATCTTTCATATCGCCGACAAATTGGAAGCCTCGCAGATCGTCTCGCGAACCGCTTTTCTAAACGCTGCCCGTTCGCCGACATTGCTCGAAGAGGCAGGCATGGAGGCGGAGAGTTTCGAAGGATATCTCTTTCCGGACACCTATCGATTTTCAACCACTGTGTCCGCCGAAGAAATCGTGAAGCGGATGCACGCGAGATTCAAGGATATCTATCAGGATGTTTCAAAGAATCGCGGTCCGGACACAAGTGATTGGTCCGACCATAAGATCATCACGCTTGCGTCTTTGATCGAAAGGGAGACCCGATCGCCCACAGAACGCCCCAGAATCGCCAGAGTTTTCCTCAACCGGTTAGACCGAAACATGCGGCTACAGACCGACCCCACGTGCGTCTATTCCGAAGAAACTTACAGGGAGATTCCACACCCGAAATTCTGCAAGGACCGACTCAACCGTTACTCGACCTATGTGATCGACGGATTGCCACCAGGCCCGATTGCTAACCCTGGCAGAGCCAGTCTCCAAGCCGCACTCAGGCCATCCACCCTCGCCGAGGACAAGGACTACCTCTTCTTCGTGGCAAGAAGAGACGGCTCCGGCAATCATCACTTTTCAAAGACCTATGATGAGCACCGGCGACGAGTCCGCCTCTATTTGAAGGGGAATTAGGGTGCGGGAGCGGAGCTAATCGGAACGAAGAGCATGTCGAAGCGAACCACGGAATTGGAACCCGTCGCAGGCTCAAACTTCCACTTCTTGACCTCGGTGAGCACGCACTCTTTGATCGAAGCGTTGATCGCCGTATCTCGCTCAACCGCTGCGATAATATTGCCCTTCGACCCGCTCACAGTGAACTGAACAGACATTTCGCCTTTGACACTCGGGTCCTTCTCAATGGCCTCACGATAGCATTTGGAGAACTCATAACGCTTGGCCTTGACCTGATTCTTTACCAACTCTGGGTCCAGCTTACCCTGAACACGCAAGGACTCTTCGATCGGGTACACCAGTGCGTAATCAGACGCATTTCCAGCAGCCACCGCAGCTTCGCACGGTGGACACTCCGCGCTTGGAACCTCAGCAACGGCCGTTGTTCCGGTGGAATCGTCGATATAGGGCATACCGAACCACATCCCAGCTGCTCCCGCGCCTGCCCCCAAAAAGAACGCCAAACCGGTCACCATGACTACTACGACAACACTACAACCTTGACTCTCTGCCATCGGTCTTCTCCTGTTAAATTGCTTATCACAAAGGTCTATCACTCAAGCGAGGCGCTATTCAACCGCGAAGCGCTCAAACAACTTGCGAAGCGTCGGCGCGTGAGACACAATGGCACACTGAAGGAGGAAGCCGTGTCATTATTGCAACTGGCTCTAGACGAGCACTTGCGGCGAATTGCGAGGCATATTCAGGAGGAATGGGGGCTTTGGGTAGGTGTCGTTTCCAAGAACGAAGCGATCCCCTTTCCAGGAAGGACAAGCGTCAGTCTGCCGATTTGCGAGCGCCTTCTCGGTAATCCAGAATCCGCGCTGAAGTGCCAGGAGTCTGTCAGGGGATTTTATCAGGCCAAAGAGCTCGATTTCTGCCATCACCAGCTCGGCGCGATGGTCGTCCCAATCAAGACGACACATGGCAAAAAAGTGGGCAGTATCTACGTTTCTGGCTTCATCCCTCAGGAAGAGGGCGCACCGATCTGGGACGCGCTCAGGAAGTCATGGCCGGATGAGCTGATTGAGTCCGTACCCGTGCTCACTCGGCGCCAGCGTGATTCGATCCTCGCGCTCATGACGTTGATGCAGTCCGTTGCGACCGAGGCGCTCGGTGCCACTGAGATCGAGGAAATCCCCAGTTACCGCGAGATTATCGGCGCCTCAGAGCCGATGCAGAAACTCTTCAAGGAGTTAAGAAAGGTCGCGAGGACTCAGAGCACAGTGCTGGTGCGCGGAGAAAACGGCACAGGAAAGGAGCTCATTGCGAAGGCCATCCACCGAGATAGTCCGCGCAGCACCATGCCTTTCCTCGCCCAGAACGTCGCGGCAATCCCGGCCGACCTCATGGAAAGTGAGCTCTTTGGGCATAAAAAAGGAGCGTATTCGGGCGCACACCGCGATCGAACAGGACTCTTCGAAGCCGCACACAAAGGCACATTTTTCCTCGATGAGATCGGGGAGATGGATGTAAGCCTGCAGGTCAAGCTGCTCCGTGTGCTCCAAGAAGGTAGCTTTCTTCCGATCGGAGACTCGGAGTTTAGAAAGGTCGACGTCCGCGTCATCTGCGCGACAAATCGCGATCTCGAAGCAGCGGTCAAGGAAGGTAGGTTTCGCCAAGATCTCTATTATCGCGTCAACGTCATCACGCTCACGGCACCGCCGCTCAGGTATCGTCGCGACGACATCCCCGCGCTCGCCACACACTTTACCCAGCTCGCTTCGCACAAACACGATCTCCCTCCGAAATTCCTAACCGAGGACGCCATTGCTCGCCTGCAGGAGCATTCGTGGCCGGGAAATGTCCGCGAACTTGAGAACGAGATCGAGCGTCTGGTGATCCTTTCCGGTGACGCCACCGAAATCGACGCATCGTTTATCAAGCTCAGGGCTCAGACACGGCAAAGCGCGGTGGATGTCATGGCCACCGACGTACAGCTTCCCGACGCTGTCGAAGAGCTCGAACGCAAGATGATCCTTGAGGTTCTGCGACGCACGAATTGGAATAAGAGCCAAACCGCGCGGGAGCTAGGCGTCTCGCGGCGAAACCTCATTCGAAAGGTTCAAGCCTTCGGCCTCGAAGACGAGCGTTGAGTGAAACTTCTCTTCCTAATCGTTGGGTTTTGGGCGTTTTTGACCAGTCCGTTGCTGGCTCAAGAGCGCATCGAGAGTTTGGAGATCAAGGGACTCTTTCGGACCGAAGAAGAAGTGGTCAAACGAGAGTTGACCTTTGAGATACCAGGTCAGGCCGAGGAAGCTGAGATCGAGGAGTTCGTGCAGCGGCTTAGAAACCTGGGGATTTTTCGGATCGTCAACTACACCCTGGTAGACGGGCATCTCGTGGTGGAAGTTGATGAAAAGTGGACCATCCTTCCCATGTTTAGCATTCAGTCTGGAGGACGCCTCTCGAGCCTTCTAGTCGGTGCGTTCGATGCCAATCTGGCCGGCAAATACATGGAGTTGGGTGGACGGTATCTTAGGCTGGGAGACACGAACTCGTTTGCACTCTGGCTCTACGACCCACGCTTCTTAAACCAGCGCTCCCTTGGAGGCGTCGACCTCTGGTGGTCGAATCGCCTGAGAACCCTCTATACGAAGGACGGAGAACTCGAAGGCGGCTACCTACGCCTGAGGAAGCTCGCAAGATTTCTCTACTCGAAGGAGTTTAACCGCGACTTCGAGCTTGGGGGCTCCCTTGCCGTTCAAGACGACACATTTTCTAGAGAACTGCTCAGCCCAAGTGTGCTCGAACTCAATTCACCTCTGCCCGAGGACACATTCGGACTTTTGCTGACAGGCACCTTGAGATTAGGCCGGCTGGACATCGACAATTACCTCGTCGAGGGCTTGCGTTTCTCACAATCGTTGACCGTGACACTGCCAGGGTCGAGCTTTACCGCCTTCGAATCCACGTCGCAATTCTCCCAATACATTCGCTTTCCGTGGCGTCAAAACATCGCATGGCGGCTTGGCTACGCGTTCACAACATCCGAAGAGATCGAGCAAGGCTTCTTCATTGGAGGTTTTGATACGGTCCGTGGCTACTTGGATTCCCGTTTCCGCGGCACACACGCTTGGTACGCTAACGCGGAATACCGAATCGGTTCGCTTGACTACAAATGGCTCGCGCTCCAGCACACTGCGTTTGTGGACGGCACCGGCGTCTCAGACGATTTTCGCACATCTCTGAGGCTCAGCGGCGCGAGCGCCGGGCTCGGACTAAGAATCATGGTCCCCAAGGTCTATTCAGTCGTTGCCAGAGTAGACTATGCCTTCCCACTCATCGGAGGCACGACGGGTGGCCTGAGTTTTGGCGCCCAACAGTTTTTCTAGACAATTACTTGGGCGGCGCTGCAATCCTCGGGTCCACGGACTCACCGTTGAGGATGCGATACGCGATATAGCTGCCGATCACACGCTTGGTGTAGTCGCGGGTTTGAAGCGGGGGGATGTCTTCAACAAAGAGCGCGATATCGTCAGACGGGTAGCGCTTTATCCACTTACGAAGGGCGCCGGAACCCGCGTTATAGGCCGCGGCAATCAATACTGGATGGTCGTCGAAATTCTTTGCCAACCAGAAGAGATGGTCTGCACCCACGCGGACATTGATTTCCGCGGTCTTGAGGCGGTCTGGCGTGGCATCTCCAGGAATATCGTCATCATGCCCAAGCGCTGTGCGCGGCATCAACTGCATAAGTCCAAGCGCACCTGCATAGGATTCGATGTCTTCAATGAAGCTCGATTCCTCGCGCATGATCGAAGCGGGTAGGGCGGGGTGAACCCGTTGGCCACCGGCCTGCTTGGCCTCCGCATCAACAGCATCGCGAAGTTCCTGAGCGAACGGATTCGGCCACGCGACCCCCCACCTCCAACGCTCGATGAAACGGTTGGAGCCTTCAGTGGTTAACCACGGCCTTCCATCAACCCTTCTTCGAATCTGATTATGGCTGAACGGAAATCTACCCGCTCTATCCGCCCAATAGGCGGAAAGCCAGATTTCATCGGGGGTTTTGGCCCGAGCCGCCAAAAAGTCGGCCAACCATTCAGGATGACCAACATCGGCCAAGAGCCCTGCGTTCATCGGACGCTCCACAGCGGCTGGAACCCCGTTTCGAATCTCAAATTTCGGTGCGTCGATCCCGGCTTCTTTGAGTCGTAGGTACGAAAGTGGACCGTAGAAGGAGGCCGGATAGGTCTGCCAATTCTGCAAATGAACGGCCTGTGATTCGTTGTCTCTGCCGAGACTTAAGAGGGCCTGTGCTTCAAAATAGGCGAGTCGGCCCTGGCTATAATACTGGTTATCATGGGGTGGTAGGCTCAGTGATCTCAACTCATCTAGAAAGGCTTCAAACTCCCTGGCACGGTACAACGGCTCCAGGTACTCCCAGGCAATCTCAAAGATCATGTCACCACCTGGGTACGAAGTAAGGGCCTTGTTGAGATACGACTTTTGAGCGGGTCGTTCGTTCTGGTCGCGCGCGATTCGCGCGAGATACATCAGCGCGTCATCTGCGTGAGAGCGTTCAGGGTAGGTCTTTAGGAGTTCTTCAAACCGTTGTTTACTTTCGTCAAGCGCCCCAAGGTCGTATCGACGCTTCGCCACAAAGTAGAGCGCACGAATATGTGAATCAGGCGCGGAGGCACACTCGCCGAGCATCGCCGCATGCATGTCTTCTACAGTGTTTCGCTGACGAAGCCGAAACACAGACTGTGCATGGGCGTAGCGTGCGAAACACCTGAGCTCGGTGTCCAACTCGTCCCACTTCACCTTCTCAAAACTTTGGTCGGCGGTGATGAATCTGACTTCTGACCAGAGCCGAATTCCTCGGCGTGCAAGTTGCTCAGAAGAAGGCTTAAAGCCTGACGGTCCCCAGTTTGCCTCCTCCGCCTTCGTGCAATGCGCGTAGAAAGAACCGGGAACATTGTTGGCCAAATCAGCGGCACGTAGCCACTCGCAAAGTTCTTCGCGCTCACTGGACATCAATGCCTTTTCGGCCACGTCTTCCGTAGTCTTTGCCTTGAGAGCCGCGTGTTTTGTGCCGGGGAACGGAGAATTCAAAAGTAGGTCCAACTCCTGAGTCGAGAGAGGCTGCCCCCCAGCTGCTTTGCGCTCCAGCTCCTTGGCCCTCGCAAACTCAAACAAATCTGGTGAATTCTT
This Microvenator marinus DNA region includes the following protein-coding sequences:
- a CDS encoding glycoside hydrolase family 113, which gives rise to MLLTRTFSLLLALALAAGCSEQRDKAPTEARIQEKPALTVDTVELAANRVQSALFLSHSVTPLETGVIRGVALPTYAEFPELTYLEMVDRAQSVGATHISLIVNWEQDTIYHNEIRPRTDISDDRVREIIRHAHAKGLKVMLFPILHIKRRSDGEWRGKLAPTSLKDWHSNYAQFIRHYALLAEQEEVEIFSVGSELSSMEAKESFWRELIEEVRKITRSRLIYSSNWDHYQVPKFWEDLDYIGVSSYFEVAETPRDSVAAISQGWTTVRDELLGFSKTVQKPLVLTEVGYPSVDAASVHPWDYTAKSGPNPVQQLAAYQGLVQAWSGQEFGGLFLWHGWGRGGDDDTSYAFWEKPTQYLVERWFDDPAMSPQGREAVAE
- a CDS encoding J domain-containing protein, whose product is MAANDTKKSLRDRIRNLLVQEFDGLSPDAVAGILSGLASELIQFSEAGVATVSEALDESEVESSEISYSYGQDGAINVIARAEEQIADVINQVLNVGALLVRVDPAPKLNSLVHLRISLPEVHLECIFQGRVVHVSEKGSAIELGQMTKEDRASFEAIWPTYQGFLNGAKSAPAAGPQAGVAPNQTMHANRPSVSASDSVAIPLGAPRTTRQLKQIKRRVDITDPDVKVLTSTQFGLKAVSTTREFYGPENLWLQPGVEPERVEALAEDRIADIFLQLSEHASTGLIEVNTLTQAGPLKRQLLLDSGFVVEVSRQPRDADEELGLMLLRADRITKQQLAMSAAHADENEQSLARSLVDLQILEPDRVRHAIAGRLTFLLGEVLKTKTGDVRFYDGANLPSGFLPAPPLRVHVPIERVLFQRLFENFKTFPLKDREAMLEPAMDAYPEIVPDESERIERTLEASEHKVLIEKVITGRRRMREVFTESNLAHADTFAVVQSLHRMGLLRFDRSLHQTVVRERMRENVTVKYLSVHKASYFEVLNVHWSAYDEVIEKAYQELSTQFDPQTVPQSLEPEVHQRVVEIRERVESAYQVLSARETRHSYRKRIMPEYKLAHAIPLFLKQSELAEKRRQWNEAMDSLKRVTEIDPAHRDARIKMDHVKAILENRLSPDATDSNF
- a CDS encoding AgmX/PglI C-terminal domain-containing protein — its product is MAESQGCSVVVVVMVTGLAFFLGAGAGAAGMWFGMPYIDDSTGTTAVAEVPSAECPPCEAAVAAGNASDYALVYPIEESLRVQGKLDPELVKNQVKAKRYEFSKCYREAIEKDPSVKGEMSVQFTVSGSKGNIIAAVERDTAINASIKECVLTEVKKWKFEPATGSNSVVRFDMLFVPISSAPAP
- the mltG gene encoding endolytic transglycosylase MltG, producing MSSKNKKQSPRRLLGCAAFCFSLVLGAALLVFADFYLWTQRPLVQDNEQVQFSVPEGTSWPEFVRLLSSEGIVTHPRYFDIWGRTRGLPQMIKAGRYTLEGPLYLEEASALFAKGGEAEDLVVTILEGWTIFHIADKLEASQIVSRTAFLNAARSPTLLEEAGMEAESFEGYLFPDTYRFSTTVSAEEIVKRMHARFKDIYQDVSKNRGPDTSDWSDHKIITLASLIERETRSPTERPRIARVFLNRLDRNMRLQTDPTCVYSEETYREIPHPKFCKDRLNRYSTYVIDGLPPGPIANPGRASLQAALRPSTLAEDKDYLFFVARRDGSGNHHFSKTYDEHRRRVRLYLKGN
- a CDS encoding sigma 54-interacting transcriptional regulator, which encodes MSLLQLALDEHLRRIARHIQEEWGLWVGVVSKNEAIPFPGRTSVSLPICERLLGNPESALKCQESVRGFYQAKELDFCHHQLGAMVVPIKTTHGKKVGSIYVSGFIPQEEGAPIWDALRKSWPDELIESVPVLTRRQRDSILALMTLMQSVATEALGATEIEEIPSYREIIGASEPMQKLFKELRKVARTQSTVLVRGENGTGKELIAKAIHRDSPRSTMPFLAQNVAAIPADLMESELFGHKKGAYSGAHRDRTGLFEAAHKGTFFLDEIGEMDVSLQVKLLRVLQEGSFLPIGDSEFRKVDVRVICATNRDLEAAVKEGRFRQDLYYRVNVITLTAPPLRYRRDDIPALATHFTQLASHKHDLPPKFLTEDAIARLQEHSWPGNVRELENEIERLVILSGDATEIDASFIKLRAQTRQSAVDVMATDVQLPDAVEELERKMILEVLRRTNWNKSQTARELGVSRRNLIRKVQAFGLEDER
- a CDS encoding efflux RND transporter permease subunit, translating into MFRLLSDFILRFRVYVLLGMGLIVLANAPFLQGLRFDFTPQQLFAGTQDVLEQREKFAAEFGREDNLVTIIVEGDSLFEPKTLEWIRDFTVSLREFEEVKNAQSLPTMEIPRSGAEAGLLTTVPIVLESGEVEPSAAAALKELAANEPLLNKRVISPDLETTVVLVWLQDDLQDVKDLRAAILKIEAKLAESGVPSELRTRVSGIPYLRQEIVENLKTQQLTFVPATGLAYLLILFFMFRRFSGVVLPLGVVAITMVLVTGMMVFTDSPINIINNILPSLVFIIGVSDSIHMIARDGEENEAGADRASSVKAMIRHTGLACLLTSTTTAVGFFSLLAADTEILKNFGWQAGASVLLAYLVTLLFLPAALVKMRPVQRLNTQKPDYQPLIEKFMGVLGEKVVAHPWRFFVSGLVITAIAAMAAFQVEIDTILLEVYEPGHPTYNTLKMSEEKLGGILPIEISLDSSEPGAFKNPENYKKLAELQTFSKQFDVVLSTQSLVDYHQAARAALLADPAQRGTMPESRDEIEQLHLLLAGAPDSRSGASQFVSTDFSHVRLLLRVADDGAKAQLALGNELKEKLGELFPPGHDVSWVLTGDAYVASISLDSFIRDLFGSLLLAMVIIFGMMTVAFRSIRLGLISVLPNATPLILTLGYMGVRGIDLNTTTIITFSIGLGLAVDDTIHFLARYQEERDAGRDASESIKRAYMGAGRAIMLTSVMLLIGLGVLLMSDFVPTRMFGTLTGITIAGAILGDLIILPPLLYLVDSWRDRRTNALPGTV
- the ruvX gene encoding Holliday junction resolvase RuvX; protein product: MRFIGVDVGAKRVGIAVSDDEGRVAVPSESLDAKTAIVEILAMAPDTIAVGLPLDLKGREGPAARKARKFVDDLLSQVEAGQVPPQIEWIDERFSTVVASNLLRDAGLNAKRQKGVIDAMAASQILQTYLDSRKYE